The genomic region GTGATAATTGTGCTTCCATCATGCATTGATCAACATATAAAGTATCCCCACCAACACTgtcatttgttttatttgtaatttctgTAGTCTCCAATGAGACAGCATTCCCCTGCTTATAGTCATACCCATCCAGATCAACAAACTGGTCATTTCTTTGATCAGAATCTATTGTCATTGGATGAGTGGCACTGATCCTCCGGGAACAACTGATGATATCAAAGAAAACTATATGAATTAAATGTGCCTTCAGAAATTGTAATTAACTTTATATATGGAACCTAATAATCGAAATATTTGGGGCCCCACATATAACAGAATACAAACCTGTCTGCTATCCTTGTGTTTCCTTCTGGAGTTCCAACCAATAAATCATCCTCTTTGGCAGGAATAGTTCGGTTACCATTAGCATTACATTCCCCATTTTCAGATGCCTCACGTGCCGTACAATTTGTATGGCCCTGTTCCTCACCATAGTTCGTGGTTTCCTCAGTGCCGTCCTGcaccgcaatctgcccaatcaTGCAATTAGTGATAAATGAATACAAGGTAGATGCAACAAATCCATCTGACAATTCAAAGTGACAGCCAACCTGTATCACAACATCAGCATCCAAACTACGTGGATGCCTACCATCAAAAGATGGTTGGCGTTCAACCATACTATCTTCAATCTGAATTGCTCTTCCCTTTGGCTGAAGAAATCAAAAGCCAAGTCATAACATCTCAAACCAAGTTTCTGAATACAAGAATCAGAGAATAGTAATAAACTGCGACATACCAGTTCCAACTCTCTGAAACTGGAATCAGAATCTCTAGATGGAGGAGCAAACTTTCTTCGTCCAGCATTGTTCGTTTCTTTATAAATAGTTTCCTGGGCGAATTTTTCATACTTAGATCCAGCTTCTTTAGCCTATTTTATGGAAGGAAGATATTAGTGGACATGTCAacacataaaatttgaaatacTGTTATGATATAACAAGACTCCCACACGATTCAAACTAATAACCTGATAAAGTTTTGAAGCTCTTGAGACAGGGATCCTAAACTGCATAGATGTTAGCCGTAGTTGTTCCTGCAATGAATTTTAAGTATTAGGATTGTATTTACTAAGAACTGTGTCTAAGAAAACAAATGAGAACCGGTTGGCCATATGGCAAGACCATTAACGGCACAACCACAAGTTACATTGCATAGAAAGCTTCGGGAAAAATCTATTTCAACCTGCCAGAACATCCAAATGGGAACTAGAAGACTAGACTGAGACACTATTTTTACACCATAATTTTGTTTGCAAAGATAAGCTATTTCACTTACCAGGGAGATACAGTACTGTTTCCAACTGTCCTCTTTCAAACCGAAATTGAAATAGTCTGTTACATCAACCTCAGGATACCTCCATGGCTTCTCCTCAAACGATTCAATGTTGACGTCAAGTATGGTCCTGGAATACAGAAAACAAGGACAACAATGTGTCATAGGCTATATTTCAGTTCAACATTACACAAAAATCGTCATTCTGCAtggttaatattttgtttgtaatCTACTAACCGGTACCAAGGAAGTCTGAAACCATATCTATTTTGAGGCACCATTTGATTAGGTGTATCACCAATACAACTAATCTGAGAGCTCAAACCCTTGCGTTGATAGCACAAACTATTTTCATGGTCTCCTCTAACCGACATGGAAGACGCTGAACCCACAGCCTCACTGCCTTTTCCATTGCTTAGAGAAGTTGGTCCTTGAGTCCTTATGTACTGCACAAAGCACCAAGCATCTATGAACATGAACAAATAGTATTCATTATTGAAAGCAGAGAGTTTCCGTTTACACAGAAAGATTCTGAATACTAAAATGTTTCTGTGACCACTGATTGAAAATCACTAGTTTCAAAATGATTTAGACAAAAAAGATAATACCTTATACTCTTTCGTAGCCGGAAACCCATCACCATCCTCATCCTCATGCTCATCATTCTTCACGCGCCCTCGGCCGCCATTTGGAAACACTTTGCCCTCGCAGTCCTCATCATTCAGCACTATTTTCAGGTCATCCTCGCTATCACTTCCACTGTAATCCTCATTCTCCTCCAAAGCAGAAACTTTCTCGCCCAACTCCTCGCAGTCAGAATCGGATTTCTTCGAATCGGTTCCAGGACTAGCGGTTTTCGCCTTTCCATTATCCTCAATGACATCTTCTTCTGGTTCTGTGTAAAAGTGAGCGAAGTCCGGTGCGCCATTGATGGCCGAATTGGCCTGCGCTTCGACGCCGGCATATAAATCCCcgaaatcatcatcaaaatcctCCATAAATTTGGAAACCTGGAACTGAAGAGGGGAAATTTTCCTAGGATTTTGCCTAACGGTGATGGAGAAGCGCCACTGGGGACGAAATGATAAGCTTTGGATGCTTTGACGAAGAAAAGACTGGAGCTTGAAATGTTTTCAGTGACAAAACCCCTCCCCACCTTAAACCCTGAACCCCTAAAACCCTAGTACTGCcacttattatttattttctttgatggACTCTTACAAATTATGGCCCGCCTAAAATAACAAAGAATCTGCCACTAAAACCATATCCAATGGTTAGACTAAAAGTCAATTTTTTTAGCttgaaaaatttagtttttaacccaaaaatagtTTTTCTGCTTCAAccattctagcctaaaattttagctcggaattattaaagaatgaacttaagcttttttttttttgttaaattaaattttaaaaaataaataaatacgtagactatcgtaaattaattttatgaacattttaatctaaaaaaatttaaattctgataaatattgggtggagtccactccgatttctgagctaaattttggggggaatttggcattggtttagcatttaacccaaaatttccccttgcgTTGGAGTgagtttggggggaaattttggagagtaatttggcttttagcctacCATTGGAGTTAGTTTAAGCAAAATTGCTGATACATTTATATTAGGGCCAAGCCTCAAACCAACAACACTGCTCACAATCAAGATGATAATTAACACTAATGCGACACGGCACAACCCGTGAACTTAACGGATCTATTCGTTTTTAATATGAACGGATAAGCTTTAATTTGAACACGCCATTTTTGTGTAGCAATGTGTCGTGTACGATTCTTTCAGAAATTATAAAAGTTAACCGTCACACATTCAGTTTTCATTATAACACAGTCAATCATGTACCAATATTAAAAGTAATTGTGACACCTTATGTTTTCATTATAACGTGGTCAAATACACCATTAACTATATCTTAAATCCAGAATTTTACGGTGAATTTGATACCAACTTAccaaatttaaattataatttccATTTGCTCGGGGTTGGTTTGTTCATGATAGTTCACCTCACCCAACTCTTCCGATTTATTGGAAAGGGATTTGGTCATACATAACGTTGTCTCTAAAATTTCATGTGCATTGAAGATAGCCTTAGACAAAATCTAATTTGTGATTTTCGATAatctttttataaataataGTGTTGAATTATGTAAAAGTCGAGGTTcaaaaattagcaaaataaAGTACAATAGAATagatattaataaattatattcCACACTAGCAGTGCTCTGAAGAAACCAAGAACTGGTGTGAGCTCGGAATTTGAGTTAAAGTTcacttttggtttttttttttttttaatacaacaatatGTTACACTAAAGCCGTCATAATCATGTTGTATAAAACTCGTCATCTACAAATTTCAAacctaaaaaatttcaacaggaCAATATCAAAGATAATTAGCCGCGAATTGCTGGTCTGTTTTCTGAATCTTAACACCTCATTTGCACCAAAAATTGTATTAtcaactaatttctttttattagtCTTAAGCTGCAGAATTGTGACTCAAAATTATCGTTATGCCCTCAAAATTGTGACCCAAAGTGATATTCGACTCACAATTCAAAGGGcataacaaattaacaaaaattaaacctacaaaaataaaaatacatatagAAACAAGGTGCAACATCTCCATTACAAAACTTCGCAAATCGAAACCCTAACCTCCGTTATGTCAAACAATTTCAAGTGTCGAAAGACCATGATAAGAACGAAATGAATCATATCAAATAATGATAGCACAATGATTACCACAACAAACTTGCATATCAGATTAGCTGCACAGTCGTATTTTGTCCACCACACATATGGAACCTATACctagaaaaatttatcaaaactCCCCCATCCCCCACTgcaaattacaaaccaaatcggGAGAGGTGAAGGCGGGAAAATTGGATGGGGGTCATCAGAAGCCTAAATGATGTACTGTCACATATATTGCTAGAGCAGTCCAGTAAGAAGATGCTCAAACCAGCAACCATGCTATGCAGGAATACTTCACATTAGATTGGGTCGCCCTTAGATCTCCTGTTTCAGAATCACGCCAGTGATCCCTACAGATGATTTAGGCCGATAATGTTCATCTGTATCGACCTCCTCAATTTCCTGAATGGAAGACCGTACACAAAGCACTGTACATTAGATATTATCCAAGTCTAGGCATGATAATAAGTTGCCCAAGATGCACAGAATTTTATACCTGTACCACTTCCTCTCCTTTGATGACCCGTCCGAAGACAATTAGCTTATCATTTAAATCTGGTATTGGTGCAGTTGTGATAACAAGCTCAAATCCTTTGTTGTCTGGTCTAGCCTTCGTAGTTCCAAGCATAAAAGCTTCGTGCTTTGGACTACAGGCTCACACAGGCAAGAATAAGCTATCAGTTTTGCAACACAGGGCCAACAGGGCACACAACCAATATAAAAGATTTATCTATGAAACAAACCTCGTAACAAGTTGACTACGAAGTTTCCCTTTTGATATCCAATCTTCTGCTGCTCCAAGTTCTTGGGAACCACCCCCTTTGATTATATAGTGCTTGATCACATGACTGAAGGGCATCCCCTTGAAGCGTCCCTTTTGACTGCAAAACTAATGCCTTAGAAGTGCCTTGATAGCGTAACACAATATTGCCCTTACAACCACAAGAACCAAGCAAGTCTATTTCTGGATGCTACTGCTAATCAGAATATTGAAATGATATGTAATCGTCGAAGttctgattttatttatatttagtgTACCAATAAGACCTATACTTAGGACCTAAATGTAGCCCAGATATAAGTCAACCACATATCTGCATCACCAAGGCTATAGAAATAACACATAACCTTTAACTTGGGGTGTATTTAATAATCCAAAAACGAgctacaacaaaatatatgaaatggCTGATAAGAATATCTAGATGATAAATCCCTAAAATGAGAACATTTTTATTAATAGGAAGTTTCGTGTATTGGTAATTTAGTAACAGCTATGTGCTAAGTCACCCCCTGTCCCATAATTTTAACTTTATTCTCTTACACTGTAGAGAAAGAACTTCAAACCGAGAGATGATCTTCGACTACTAAACATTTATACTCACCATAAGTCAATAAATCTATCCACAACCTCTGGAGAAGCATCCTTGAAAAGTTCCAGAGTGATAGGACCCTTTGATGTATTTAGAATCTAAACAATACACAAGGGAaagggagaagaaagagagtaAATAACTCGCAAGATGGAAAGCATAACGAAAACACCAACAGAAAGTATAGGAATGAAACGCCAGCAACTTAAACCAACACAGCAATTCTAATGTATTAAAGTTTCCCAAAACTGAAAGCTATCAGGTTATATCAAGCAAATGCATGACGGCATGCAATGTCCACAACCCAGATACCGTCTGAGAACAGaaatttgtttataaattttgcGGCCATAACAAATTTAACCTCCGCACCGACACCACAACCACCCCGCTTCATTAAttctagaaataaaaaattgcagGTTCATGCAATGTGACACCAAAGAGCAAATTGGCAGTACATCAAATGTGTTAAGAACTTAAGAGACTTACAGCATAACCCGGAAGATCGTCCTTCTTTCCAATCCCATCAAATttctaaacaaacaaacaaaaaatcaccAAATTTAGTCAACTACGCATTTACTCATAATTATTTTCCGAACAAGaagattaattaataattaattaatggaaAATACCCAATTGAAATTAATACCTCTTGATTAGATAACTCCGACCCAGATTGATCCAGCGACCTATGAGAGCAAATTAGCGCGCAAAACAAATAAGTAGCTGAAATTATCCATAATTAACACTATAATTACTttccaaacaaataaaataaattttttttttttttttaataccagTTGAAATGTTTACCTTCTGGACCAATAGCGATAAGTAGCGATCAACGACAGGGCGACCAGAGCGATGATTAAATTGCACATAACTATGGTAGTGGTACTGATCCGAGTCggccccttcttcttcttgctctgAATTAACAGCGCCTGGGGCTTTATCCGCGCCATGAGCTTCGAATTTTAACTCTAATCacgaaatctgcaggaaaaaaaattaaaaattggatGGTGAATCTTGATCCCCAAATCGATGGGAATCGAAGCCCTAGAAAATGAAGTGGAATTTGAGAAGCTACCTTCGGGATTTGGGGGTGTGAATCTGTGATTGAAGATTGACGGCGTGGATTGAGTTGCAGTGAGGTTGAAATGTTTGAAtcggagagggagagggagagagagaaagagtagaCTTTGGTTGGCGGTTCAGTTTTAACCAGTCTGTtcgtattttttttccttttgtgtttttttgttttttttttttagttttgtgatttcaaatgttttaaattgGTGGAAGGAGGTGGGGCCCGTTTGAGATTATTCGCCGGAGAAATGAGAACTTAAATCTTCCGTGATTGAAACAGCTTGTTGATTTTTGAGGTTCGGCGTTGGTATAACAATCTCTCTTCAAACTAGTTTGgaattattgtgtttttattcAAAACTGTTATTGTTGTGATGTAAGAATAAATAATAggtgtgaaaaaaataaataagcgTTGGGTAAATTGTAGTGCAAAGTGTTTTGAGGAAAAACGGCACATTAGGTTTAGAAAAAATAAACGGGGTAAAATTGTTAATAtgaaagttttattaattgcTATTCACCCACctcttatgaaaaaaaaatatatgtttttttttagaagcatagATAGAAGTACTTTTACTTTCTGCTGTTTTATaaccatattaaaaaaaaaaaaatacttttttcATTTACCGTATACAATTTTAACTTCAACTTTTTTAAGAAACAGATTTCAGAAAAATTTAAGCAACCCAAAATCAGCCCTAATGTGAACCGTTGCACCTAATCACCCTACTGAAGACGTTGCCATGTGCTTTGCACTAataatatcaattttttttacttaGAGAGGAAGGCAGAGGCTACAAATATAGAGAGGTCCATTACTCCATTTCCTCTTCCAAAAAAGTCACCACCGTtcgcccaaaaaaaaaagtcaccGCCGGCCGTGTCCTGCTTGATTGAGAGAGGATCCTATGGAAGTTTCCCCATCAATCAAGGGCCCACATCACAATTTCTTTCCATTTATTAGAGAGATTTTCAAAATACTTGGAATACATTTGGAATACTAACTGTTATAATACAGGtgatcagtttttttttcagtaaGTGTCCATCCATTTGTATTATGAAACTTGATGTATCGAGTTGTGTTCTGAACACATATAAGTTTCCATTTATCGATCTTCCATTTGTTCAAGAATTGGAGAGAGCTATTTCAAGAAGAAAGCAAGAGGTGCCAAATAACATGTTATTTTGTAAAAACTGCAAACTGGTCCATGTTTCTGAATACCAAattcattcaatcattcatttcaaGATGTAAATTTGCAGTTCCATCTGTTCCATCAACACCTAGAAATGGTCCAATTCATAAAGTCAAATAGATACAAACAAAGAAATAGGGAACAATTTCTTCATGCATCGACTATATGTCATCTTTATACCTCGATATTAGTGGACTATTAATATTAGCAAACTTTCTACCATAttacagtttaacgtcaattttcgtgtcaatattataaaatattatgataAAAATACGCAGTTACAAAAAATACGTAAACAGTCCTGTTTTGAGAAAGTTTTCTTAGTATTTCTCTTAGcattattattttgtaaattgATAGATATGACACCATTCCACCAAACACTTTAAACAGAGTGCAAAAGCCAATTTCATAGGCTTCACAAAACAAACCATTTAAGCTAAACAATAACTCAAAtaaccaaaaccccaaaatctcACAATCTCTCTTAAACAATTCAAAAGTCTTTGAACTTTGATGCAGCAAAATTCTTGACACAAAAACCATCCAATTTTCTTCAAGTTTATCACATGAACCACTGGTGCACAGCAACTCCCTGATCCCTCAGCCTCCCATACAAAGCAATGCATTCCCAATAAGCTCTCTTGCTCCCACCACTCCTCCTCCCACTCTCCCACCATCCATTGTTGCACTCCAAGAACAACTCATCCACCAGACGGATTGTCCTCTTCCTCATCATCTCCACCACCACTTCCGCGTCCGCTTTCATCACGACATAGTCCTCTTCCCTCACATTGTCTTTCAACCAATCTGAAACGTCGTTTTTAGGGGCGGTTGTACCCTCTTCAGGCTCTACTTCGAGGTTGTAGACCTCGAATCCTTGGTTCTTTTTGGGATAGTTTTGATCGAACCATTCTACCATGCCGTGGTTTTCCTCGTTTAGGTCTACATTGACAAACACTCGGCGGTTGTAAATGTCGAGGGAATCACCCAACAAGTCGGGGAGGAACTTGATCTTGTTTAAGTACTCATTTGACTTGGCCAAAATGTGCCTCGGCGGTTCCAGCAGCACGTCTTCTAGACCCTCTAACACCGTCTTCTTTTCCTCAGTTTCTAATTGGAAAAGCTTCCGGGACGTCACGGGCAAGTCATAAGCCGGACTGATCTTCCTCATTGCCACGAAAGTGGAAGCGTATCGGCGAAGATACACGATCTTGTAATTTGGTTTTGGCCTAAAACCATTTGAAGGATCGTTGCTTATTGGAACGGCAACTATGCCGCCAATCTTCAGAATGCGATCCGCAAATTTAGCATCGGCCAAGTTGAATGCGAAAATGAAATCCATAGACTCGTCCAAGAACGAGCTCTTTCGCACCAAATCTGAAACTACAACGAAATCAAAT from Pyrus communis chromosome 4, drPyrComm1.1, whole genome shotgun sequence harbors:
- the LOC137732149 gene encoding peptidyl-prolyl cis-trans isomerase CYP21-4-like; translated protein: MARIKPQALLIQSKKKKGPTRISTTTIVMCNLIIALVALSLIATYRYWSRRSLDQSGSELSNQEKFDGIGKKDDLPGYAILNTSKGPITLELFKDASPEVVDRFIDLCQKGRFKGMPFSHVIKHYIIKGGGSQELGAAEDWISKGKLRSQLVTSPKHEAFMLGTTKARPDNKGFELVITTAPIPDLNDKLIVFGRVIKGEEVVQEIEEVDTDEHYRPKSSVGITGVILKQEI
- the LOC137732648 gene encoding uncharacterized protein, with the protein product MELAGGFAAKDHNKVKHLHGGRMELESETYFVINLPDSKVLRIISRSVFLGLVILTLPCIGTILRGLNVSHLDSNIEPKNFNFEQLGLLFRDLAGEGLRRKGDASLIVTPGNAGAIQKLHPFDFSGFDFVVVSDLVRKSSFLDESMDFIFAFNLADAKFADRILKIGGIVAVPISNDPSNGFRPKPNYKIVYLRRYASTFVAMRKISPAYDLPVTSRKLFQLETEEKKTVLEGLEDVLLEPPRHILAKSNEYLNKIKFLPDLLGDSLDIYNRRVFVNVDLNEENHGMVEWFDQNYPKKNQGFEVYNLEVEPEEGTTAPKNDVSDWLKDNVREEDYVVMKADAEVVVEMMRKRTIRLVDELFLECNNGWWESGRRSGGSKRAYWECIALYGRLRDQGVAVHQWFM